One Aegilops tauschii subsp. strangulata cultivar AL8/78 chromosome 7, Aet v6.0, whole genome shotgun sequence genomic window carries:
- the LOC109766673 gene encoding nucleotide pyrophosphatase/phosphodiesterase, which yields MGMAHVLLAAALAMVAAAATVSAWPAEGIQPLSKIAMNKATVNLHGSAYVRATPALLGDQDEDTVWVTVKYGWENPSADDWIAVFSPADFISGSCPNPSRYPGEPLLCTAPIKYQYANYSANYLHGGKGAIRFQLINQRSDFSFALLAGGLENPTLVAVSKQVAFKNPKAPVFPRLAQGKTHDEMTVTWTSGYDIGEAYPFVEWGVVASGGNPTRTPAGTLTFSRGSMCGEPARTVGWRDPGFIHTAFMRGLWPNKEYFYKIGHELSDGTVVWGKSYTFRAPPTPGQNSLQRIIVFGDMGKAERDGSNEFANYQPGSLNTTDKLVEDLDNYDIVFHIGDLPYANGYLSQWDQFTAQVAPISAKKPYMVASGNHERDWPNSGGFFDVKDSGGECGVPAETMYYYPAENRANFWYKVDYGMFRFCVADSEHDWREGTPQYKFIEECLSTVDRKHQPWLIFAAHWVLGYSSNSWYADQGSFEEPEGRESLQKLWQRYRVDIAFFGHVHNYERTCPLYQSQCVTNERSNYSGTMNGIIFVVAGGGGSHLSSYTSAIPKWSVFRDKDYGFTKLTAFNHSSLLFEYKKSSDGKVYDSFTIHRDYRDVLGCVHDSCFPTTLAT from the exons ATGGGGATGGCGCATGTCCTCCTGGCGGCGGCGTTGGCCATGGTGGCCGCCGCGGCGACGGTGAGCGCTTGGCCGGCCGAGGGGATCCAGCCGCTGTCCAAGATCGCCATGAACAAGGCCACCGTTAACCTGCACGGCTCCGCGTACGTGCGGGCCACGCCGGCGCTGCTCGGCGACCAG GATGAAGACACTGTATGGGTCACCGTGAAATACGGCTGGGAAAACCCCTCCGCCGATGACTGGATCGCCGTCTTCTCCCCAGCCGATTTCAT CTCGGGCTCGTGCCCTAACCCATCGAGGTACCCCGGCGAGCCGCTGCTCTGCACGGCGCCCATCAAG TATCAGTACGCCAACTACTCGGCCAACTACCTCCACGGGGGCAAGGGCGCCATCCGGTTCCAGCTCATCAACCAGCGCTCCGACTTCTCCTTCGCCCTCTTGGCCGGCGGCCTCGAAAAC CCGACGCTGGTGGCGGTGTCGAAGCAGGTGGCGTTCAAGAACCCCAAGGCGCCGGTGTTCCCGCGCCTGGCGCAGGGCAAGACCCACGACGAGATGACCGTGACGTGGACCAGCGGCTACGACATCGGCGAGGCCTACCCGTTCGTGGAGTGGGGCGTGGTCGCCTCCGGCGGCAACCCCACGCGCACGCCCGCCGGGACGCTCACCTTCAGCCGCGGCAGCATGTGCG GCGAGCCGGCGCGGACGGTTGGGTGGAGAGATCCCGGGTTCATCCACACGGCGTTCATGAGGGGACTGTGGCCCAACAAAGA GTACTTCTACAAGATTGGGCATGAGCTCTCTGACGGAACGGTGGTGTGGGGCAAGTCCTACACTTTCCGGGCACCACCGACCCCCGGGCAGAACTCGCTGCAGCGCATCATCGTCTTTGGTGACATGGGAAAG GCGGAGAGGGACGGGTCGAATGAGTTTGCCAACTACCAGCCGGGATCGCTCAACACAACGGACAAGCTTGTTGAAGATTTGGACAACTATGACATCGTCTTCCACATCGGTGACTTGCCCTACGCCAACGGGTACCTCTCCCAGTGGGACCAGTTCACGGCACAGGTCGCCCCCATCAGCGCCAAGAAGCCCTACATGGTTGCAAG CGGCAACCACGAGAGAGACTGGCCCAATAGCGGCGGATTCTTTGATGTCAAGGACTCCGGTGGCGAGTGTGGCGTGCCGGCCGAGACAATGTACTACTACCCGGCCGAAAACAGAGCAAATTTCTG GTACAAGGTGGACTACGGGATGTTCCGGTTCTGCGTGGCGGACTCGGAGCACGACTGGCGGGAGGGGACTCCGCAGTACAAGTTCATCGAGGAGTGCCTCTCCACGGTGGACCGGAAGCACCAGCCGTGGCTCATCTTCGCGGCGCACTGGGTGCTGGGTTACTCCTCCAACTCGTGGTATGCCGACCAGGGCTCCTTCGAGGAGCCCGAGGGCCGGGAGAGCCTGCAGAAGCTGTGGCAGCGGTACCGCGTCGACATTGCCTTCTTCGGCCACGTCCACAACTACGAGCGTACCTGCCCGCTCTATCAGAGTCAGTGCGTCACCAACGAGCGGAGCAACTACTCGGGCACCATGAACGGGATCATATTTGTCgtggcaggcggcggcggcagccacCTCTCGAGCTACACTAGCGCGATCCCCAAGTGGAGTGTGTTCAGGGATAAAGACTACGGGTTCACCAAGCTCACTGCCTTCAACCACTCGTCGCTTTTGTTCGAGTACAAGAAGAGCAGCGATGGCAAGGTCTACGATTCCTTCACCATCCATAGGGACTACCGCGATGTGCTCGGCTGTGTGCATGACAGTTGCTTCCCCACCACACTTGCTACCTAA
- the LOC141027071 gene encoding uncharacterized protein — protein MSAPQPILNEDPDPLDDPDFFNIHPTGPTSTSRTSVQKVLSVTSQFDEYKVFLVQEIGWGGILKLRPLPRMNLKFSKWVMNRVDTITRSINLDNLRTMRFYDVDVHKVFGIPCGQLDIALHEQPNETTVNIIRATLGMPEKGNQILKVAEKVLCRPLSEKLSSTIEKDSFKMALVIFVMGHLLTPTSKHDAAPIDYWAGIVNPERISDFNWCEYVLQDLLKAVSMLKADILNNRTVTHLEGCHIFLQIFYLDNVD, from the exons ATGTCTGCACCACAACCAATCCTCAATGAAGATCCAGACCCACTTGACGATCCAGATTTCTTCAACATCCACCCCACCGGCCCAACTTCAACATCTCGAACGTCAGTTCAGAAGGTACTTTCAGTCACCTCTCAGTTTGACGAGTACAAAGTTTTCCTTGTTCAAGAGATCGGTTGGGGTGGTATCCTCAAACTCAGACCACTCCCAAGGATGAATCTGAAATTCAGCAAATGGGTCATGAATAGAGTGGACACGATCACCCGGTCTATAAATCTTGATAACCTCAGAACTATGAGGTTTTATGATGTTGATGTTCACAAGGTTTTTGGTATACCATGTGGGCAACTAGACATTGCATTACACGAGCAACCGAATGAAACAACCGTAAACATTATACGTGCAACCCTTGGAATGCCTGAGAAGGGAAATCAGATTTTAAAAGTAGCAGAGAAAGTTTTATGTCGTCCACTTTCTGAAAAACTGTCATCAACTATCGAGAAAGACAGTTTTAAGATGGCACTAGTTATCTTTGTTATGGGACACTTACTCACCCCCACCAGCAAGCATGATGCTGCTCCTATTGATTACTGGGCAGGAATAGTTAACCCAGAAAGAATATCTGATTTCAATTGGTGCGAGTATGTTTTACAAGATCTGCTGAAAGCTGTATCGATGTTAAAAGCTGATATCCTTAACAACCGAACCGTCACACACTTAGAAGGCTGTCATATTTTCCTCCAG ATTTTCTACCTTGACAATGTTGATTAG